The region CTTCAATCGCCGAAGTACTCATCTATTGTGTATACGAATAGATTCATTTCAGCCAGTAAAGCAAGGAAGAAAATCAAATGtcacataaatatatatgtttacatgtgtattaaaaatttaactatatacatgaacaaaaaaaaacaatataaaaaatttaactatatacatgataaaaaattaaactatataCATGAACAAAATCAAGTCAATATCCTTGTCCTTCCAGTTTCAGCTTTTGTTTGTTACCTTTTcactttaaaacaaaaaattataatatttatttagcAAAACCGGAAATTAATGTCATCTAGATAACTTGTCCAACTTTATAGTCATATCATGAATTGGTTTATCATTTGAATCCAATATGAAAAACACATATATAAAGACAAGGAtgataaagtaaaatttttaTCACTTGCTATGACTCAAACAGAACCTTCCCTCTTTTCACTTTTGAGTTATGAATTTGGTTTTGACCTTAAATATAGACTCATGAACAAAAAGTACTGCTGGATTTTTTGACCATTTTTAGCCTAAAAGTTTTGTTTGATTGTTGTATAAGTTTGGACCTTGTTAACGCATGCTGTATTTCTTCAATGATTGGTTTCTAACATGTAGTTTTTTGTGTGGTTATTGGTGTTTCATAGTCTTACTGTAacttgttttcctttttcttttcctaaaTACAGAATGAGACTGAATGTGCTTATTATCTAAGAACTGGACAATGCAAGTTCGGGAGCAACAAAATGAGAGCTTCATTCATTCTTCTTGATTTTcccatatttttttttctctaaaattttcGCATTTTACTAAAATTACAGTAAAGAAAATTTgtagtaattattttaaatattatcccaaatataaattaaaacaaataaacaaaaaaagtatgaaaagtttgaatttctaatataatttatttccacAAAGACTAAGACTTATAGCATATATTTTTCTCCATAAATATACTACTTGGAAAAGTTGTGTGAGCATTGTTTCAATGGAGGGAGGAAGATATCTACTTCATTGCTTTCTTTTAGCTCTTCTTACTACCAAAGCAGCATCTCATCTTTTTCAATCCAATGCCAATGCCAATCGAAAGgttaatattgaatttaatttcttgtctttttctttttctaaaatttcCATTGGTGATGAgctttattttaagaaaaataaaaattgtaatcgATGAATATTCAGAGCTATTTTGTGTATATGGGTGACCGACTCAAGGATGGAGCTTCCACAGCTTTGCTTCATAGCAGCATGATACAAGATATTTTTGGCAGGTGTGTAAACATATGCTGCctctgattttttttcttaaatatccGTATCTGATATTTAtatcgtgtatatatatataaactgggACCAAGGTAAAAGGGCAGTCAATAGCCTTAGCCCCTCctaataattgtaataattaattataattattcccaaaacaaaataaaacctgCTACTGGTGATTGAGATTGGAGCATGCAATTGGAATGAATGCAGTGAGTCGAAGATGTACAGCTACAAAAAGAGTTTTAATGGGTTCATGGTGGATTTGACTGAGGACGAAGCACAAAAAATGGCCGGTAAGTGTTACACTCCAACCTCACATGTAAAATTTCTTCAAATCCATTATGATATGTACACAAACATTTAAGTTTgtatttatcaattattttttatgagataaatttagtgtttaaatgtgtttggATAATACTAGAGGTGACAAGTGAGGCAACTTACGAGGATTAATTAAAATTACTTCAATTTTGGAAGTGTAGTAATTGGCATTAAAAGCGTTACAATTGCCAAGCCTTAAAAAGGGGCCTAACCCAAGCTATGTTTTTCTTTCTTCACATAGACTCTACTAAAAGTAGGTTAAATTTCTATATTTATGATTAAGGAGCCATTTGGATTTTAGATTGTCCAAATCAAACCCCTTTTAGACGGTAGAAAGAACAAAGCGGTGAGAATTATTCAGGCAAGGCATGGTCAGTGAAAGCATCGGTCAGAGGTAACATGCATGACAACAAGTTGAATGGGCATAAACAAGACCGCCAGAAATGGAGTTCAGGGGGTCAGAATAGTCCTTCGTAGAGCTCGGAACAGTCATGAGAGAGATTATTGATAACATGCACGACAACAAGCTGAGAAAACAAGCTACTGAAGAAGCAATGGTGGTTGAAGATGGTTGAAACAGTGGGCAGGCAAGCAAAAATTAACTGgtaatttgatttgttttttgaatttatattaacTGGTTGAAGATGGCTGAAACAGTGGGCAGGCAAGCAGAGATTTTTATATTGATTTCGAATTTTTGAATTTATACCTTTTCTTTTTGTCATGGTGATAAGGTCTTCTTGGTCGATAGGAAATTGGGGAATTGAATATTTAATTCTGAGTATCTTGTTTATTATATGGATATAATCCTAAAAACTAAGCTAAATTATAGGTACTAGGCTCAGCTAATTCTGATTTTGCATGTTTTTTGCTCAAGCTAAAAGCTTCCATCTGTGTACTTTCAGAAGCCAAATAGATTTGAGACAATAGTAGCCGTGTGAAAAGAGTTTGATGCTTAGTActgcatatcttcgagaattaaGTGGTTGAGTCCAACGAAATTTGTATGTCGGATTATGGTTATTCGGTTTAAGCTGTTAGTTAATAGATAATTCTTTTTTGTTCTACCATTGAATGTACAGCACTCTGGGTTAGTATTTAATATTTGGAATAAAGATGTATGCTTTCCTTTTGGTTTCTAGAAAGTAATGTTAGGGGTATTTGGCAAGAGTTTGTGCGAGTCCTCATGCTCAAGTGATCCACATAAGAGTTTGTAGCAAGAAAAGGGATAATTTTTTCATGTGTTCAGCAGTTTATGCGAGTCCTCAAGCTAAGGTTCTGGACTTAATTGTTGAATCTTTTAATGAGCCTTGGCTTATAGTGAGTGATTTTAATTCGATTTTGGATAGTTCGAACAGGAAAGGTGTAGCTCGTTTGGTACCTATTTGGTCGTGATTTATTTCAAGGTTTTGTTTTCAATCATAGTTATCTTCTTAAAGATCCAACAACATAAGTTCAACCAAATATAtccaacaaaaaaaatatatccaACCAGCAGCAGAGGGCAAAGATAAACTCAGGAAAATCAATCCCAGACGAAAATCAATCAATAtacagaagaagagaagaagagaagaaaaagataaaCTCACTAGCAGAGGGCAGAACAAAGCAGAAGGCAGAGAGCAGTGTACCAGCAGAGCGAACCAGCGTAGCAGTAAAGGAAACCAGCAAAGAGCAAAGAGCAGAGAGCAGTGTAGCAGCAGAGGGAACCAGCGTCGTGTGGCTAAAAAGGTAAAGCAACCAATCCAAAAGGACTTCTTGgctgaaaagctaaaaaaatcTACTTCCCATTTGCCCAAAAGTCCTTCTAAGAAGCTGATATTTTGCTCTAAAATGAAAGTGGTTCTCcattgcttttaaaaaaaaagtgcttTTTTAGCTAAAAGCCCATCTCAGCCGGGTTGAAGAACGGAGCCTTAGTCATTTTCTtaagtgtttgctttgaagaatGTTAATGTTGCTCTTTAGAATgaagtattatttttttttgaaatttttaaaattaaaattaaattgataaattttgtaaatgttgagaattaaatttattgaatgttttaaaatttagataaaatgttaaattttataaacactgaaggataaatttattgaataatttatattaagataaaaatgataaaatatataaatattagagggttaatttattattaaatgaataaaaaaatcaaaattatcttCTCCTTAAAATATTagtgattatataaaaaaattaataatttagttaaCAAAATAAAGCAAAGTGTATAATTCAGTGGAATTTTTGTACTTTACCCATAAAAGAATATGTTGGCATTCATACACCCAGCCCGACCCGGCTTCTCTCCgtgatttattatttattattatatcaatcagATAGAAGGAAAAATCATCAGAAAAAGGAGTAAAGCAAATAAACAGGAAAATGTCAAGAACGTCAATGGTAGGAGATTCAAGCTCCTGGTCCACCGCTCTCGTCAAGATTTCACCTTACACTTTCTCCGCCATCGGTATCGCAATCGCCATCGGTGTCTCCGTCCTCGGCGCTGCTTGGTACCCTTCTCAGTCAAATTTCATTTTGCATGTAATCTGGGCATAATTTATAAATAGATATTAAattgttctttctttttaataatttatattcatAGGGGAATATACATAACTGGGAGTAGTTTAATCGGTGCTGCTATTAAAGCTCCTCGAATCACTTCCAAGAATCTAATTAGGTAATTAACCCCCCTCTTTTTTGAATTGCTTTTATTGCGTGATTTGTAAAgcatcaaattattattattcctaAAATCCCTAATCTATTAATTTTGTTGAAAgatttattaatatatcatttaataatGCTCTATGTTTCAGATATCTTGATTTGAAACTAAAATGTTTTGCTGGCCTTTGAAAATCAGATAGCGGAAAATAAGGAAATGAttgatatttttaagtttttggtatATCCCGCAGCCTTGGATCTGTATAATGTTTAAGGGCGGAACTTCAATCCAGCTAAAAGGAAGGGCAGGCAGGCTGGCGTTTTTTAACTACAATCATGATTAACAAGAGAAGCTATGATTTTAGTTTTCTCTTGtatagatcctttctatttgtTCCGAGATATTGCCTTGCAATTTTAGAGATGGCCTCCCTGCTATTGTAATTTGACTAGTTGCTGTTTGCTTGCCTTGCTCGATTCATGTAAATGTCAACTGGATTAGTAGCTCTAAATGAGATTCGATGGACTAATGGAATACCGTTACGAATCTCAAGAAAGGATTTAGTAATTAAAGATGGTTCACCTTTTCAATTGGTTTTGTTCAAATTTCTGATCTGGGTTAAAATCTTATTACAGCTTTGCCAATTATTCGTTTGAAATGCTGTTTTTATTGCAGTGTAATCTTTTGTGAAGCTGTTGCTATATATGGTGTAATTGTTGCAATTATTTTACAAACAAAGTTAGAGAGTGTTCCATCATCACAGATATATGCGCCTGAGTCTCTTAGAGCAGGATATGCAATCTTTGCTTCGGGAATTATTGTTGGCTTTGCAAATCTTGTTTGCGGGTTCATCTCTTAGACcccctctctctttttctcttcttttactCTTTTAAATGGAGTCATCCGAACGAACATTTTGCTTATTTCTATACACTTATGATTTACTTTTTTGTGACAGATTATGCGTAGGAATAATTGGAAGCAGCTGTGCACTGTCTGATGCACAGAACTCGTCACTTTTTGTAAAGATTCTTGTGATTGAGATTTTTGGCAGTGCACTTGGATTATTTGGAGTGATTGTAGGTATAATCATGTCAGCTCAAGCAACATGGCCTGCAAAGTCGGTGTAATTTTCCGCTCTTAGTAATAACTTAGCTCTGTGAGAATGCAATCTGTTGAATGCATTAGTGCTGAAAATGGCGCCTacatattttttctttgtttgttaTATGTAACCATGTATTTAGAAACATGCTTGGAAATGCTCTCTTTTGTTCCGGTAATGATTTGTTGAATTAGGAATAAAATTTCTTATAAAAAACCATGATTTATGGTTTAAGTGTGCTACCGAGATTTATTggttcttttattttgttatatcgTCGGCATTTGTGTTAAAACTTGCTTggagactttttttttttatcttatatcGTCAGCATTTGTTATATCGTTGATTTGTGCCAACGAAGTTTGTTCTTCCATTAATCTTTCCGGTGTATGgctatcatttttctttttggggTGTGGCAAAATAACTCGAATTAAACAGGTTATGTTCGGATCCGACTTGATAAGGTTGGGGTTTTTTGTCAAGGTTggaatttttgtttgaatttcaGGTTTCGGGCAGGGTAGCTTTTTAAATAGAGTAAATTACATCATAATTTACTAAATTATGGATAAGTTTTCGTTTTGActacttaattaaaaaagttacgATTTgttcattaaactattaaaaaattgtcattcaagttattgaattattcaaaagtttttaattatgtattagactgttaaaattttcttttaaactttaCAAGTGAGCTCCAAACAACGATCCAATGGTCTAAACATTGGATTAGTACTTATTGATAAGTAAAATAACATATATGAGATCTAAGTTGATTTAATGGTCACTGTCGGAGATCagataaaaaaattgtttgaattttagtttgcaaatttatggctttcaaaatt is a window of Gossypium hirsutum isolate 1008001.06 chromosome D08, Gossypium_hirsutum_v2.1, whole genome shotgun sequence DNA encoding:
- the LOC107908871 gene encoding V-type proton ATPase subunit c''1; this translates as MSRTSMVGDSSSWSTALVKISPYTFSAIGIAIAIGVSVLGAAWGIYITGSSLIGAAIKAPRITSKNLISVIFCEAVAIYGVIVAIILQTKLESVPSSQIYAPESLRAGYAIFASGIIVGFANLVCGLCVGIIGSSCALSDAQNSSLFVKILVIEIFGSALGLFGVIVGIIMSAQATWPAKSV